In the Chlorobium limicola DSM 245 genome, one interval contains:
- the gcvT gene encoding glycine cleavage system aminomethyltransferase GcvT translates to MKKTALYSWHEQAGAKIIDFGGYLMPVQYSGIIAEHKAVREAAGLFDVSHMGNFYVRGVRAGEFLQYLTTNDLSKVSDGEAQYNLMLYTDGGVVDDLIIYRIDAETYFLIVNASNAQKDYAWIQKHIGAFEGVSLEDRTDELSLVALQGPMSGAILRKVFPDEDCNTLASFRFRKVYYNGTELLIARTGYTGEQGVEICLPNEAALELWSVLMKAGEEYGIQPIGLGARDTLRLEMGYSLYGHEIDSTVNPLEARLKWVVKMEKGPFIGKEACRQVELNPRYAVAGFSLDGRALPRQHFRLYNSDRQEIGTVCSGTLSPTLQEPIGTCSILREYSRPGTHVMVEIRGTMHQGVIRALPFVQR, encoded by the coding sequence ATGAAAAAAACAGCACTATACTCCTGGCATGAACAGGCCGGAGCCAAAATTATCGATTTCGGCGGTTATCTCATGCCGGTACAGTACAGCGGCATTATTGCCGAGCACAAGGCGGTTCGGGAAGCTGCCGGTCTGTTTGATGTATCACATATGGGTAACTTTTATGTCAGGGGCGTACGGGCCGGAGAGTTTCTGCAGTATCTTACGACCAACGATCTCTCAAAAGTTTCCGATGGCGAGGCTCAGTATAACCTGATGCTCTACACTGACGGCGGCGTCGTCGATGACCTCATCATTTATCGTATCGATGCGGAAACGTATTTTCTTATTGTCAATGCAAGCAATGCTCAGAAAGACTATGCATGGATTCAAAAGCATATCGGGGCTTTCGAAGGAGTCAGTCTTGAAGACCGCACCGATGAGCTTTCACTTGTCGCCCTCCAGGGACCAATGTCCGGCGCGATACTGCGTAAGGTTTTTCCCGATGAGGATTGCAACACATTGGCATCGTTCCGGTTCAGAAAAGTATACTATAACGGAACAGAACTTCTGATAGCGAGAACCGGATATACAGGGGAGCAGGGCGTGGAGATCTGTCTGCCAAACGAAGCTGCCCTGGAACTATGGTCGGTATTGATGAAGGCAGGTGAGGAGTATGGTATTCAGCCGATCGGTCTTGGCGCCAGGGATACCCTCCGGCTCGAAATGGGTTATTCGCTTTACGGTCATGAGATCGACAGCACCGTCAACCCTCTTGAGGCAAGACTTAAATGGGTGGTTAAAATGGAGAAGGGCCCATTTATCGGCAAAGAAGCGTGTCGCCAGGTGGAACTCAACCCTCGATATGCCGTTGCGGGTTTCAGTCTTGATGGGAGGGCACTTCCCCGTCAGCATTTCAGGCTTTACAACTCCGACCGGCAGGAGATCGGTACCGTCTGCAGCGGAACACTTTCACCGACGCTTCAGGAGCCTATAGGTACCTGTTCGATTCTCAGAGAGTACAGCAGGCCGGGAACACATGTTATGGTTGAAATCAGGGGAACCATGCATCAGGGTGTTATCAGGGCGCTTCCTTTTGTACAGCGTTAA
- a CDS encoding DNA translocase FtsK, with protein sequence MLAALFFIGALLSFHPEDETLISSLPWNDISSAEARNAADNISNPFGLLGARLSAFFIRSFFGYPAILPGISLLFWGWSLFRQKSLKSALLFFLYMLFMAIDIAAMFGLTSMPFSDYLAGTIGRMMAAMLSTLIGLTGAWVLLIAVAAITSFYMGRGLTSLFSENVRSARENFGKPLGALRRWTEERRKKKTDKVRLKEEKKKLKRERNAVAEKGEAPLLADADPFAQPASQAYRVDEELFSVPAAQTGLPDSPQPYALTGVQASLSGEPEMIISAGVHEKEADLDERRLKVKTKDREPYRFPSIDLLEKVPDDDNRIDEQHLTESKRKLLEKLNIYKIDVVRISTTVGPRVTLFEMELAPDVKVSRVKSLENDLAMALAARGIRIIAPIPGKNAVGVEIPNGKPKTVWLRSVLQVEKFKNSTLKLPIVLGKTIANEVFIADLAAMPHLLIAGATGAGKSVCINVIISSLLYACSPDKVKFVMIDPKRVELFHYQQLKNHFLVRFPGIDEQIITDPQKAVYALKCVVKEMELRYECLEKAGVRNIGDYNQRLPEEAIPYLVVIIDELADLMITAGREVEEPIIRIAQLARAVGIHLIVATQRPSVDVITGIIKANFPSRIAFQVASRVDSRTILDGSGAEQLLGNGDMLYQPSDQPKTMRIQGPYVSSDEVEAITTFVGAQNALKNMFVLPVPDLQKGNGASMSGMQDRDGRDSMFEDAARLVVMHQQASVSLLQRRLRLGFSRAARVMDQLEYSGIVSEADGSKAREVLVNNEDSLELLLRNLD encoded by the coding sequence ATGCTTGCAGCGTTGTTTTTTATAGGGGCGCTGCTGAGTTTTCATCCTGAAGACGAAACCCTGATTTCCTCGCTTCCATGGAACGATATTTCAAGCGCCGAAGCCAGAAATGCAGCCGATAACATCAGCAATCCGTTCGGTTTGCTCGGCGCACGGCTTTCCGCATTTTTCATCCGTTCGTTTTTCGGATATCCGGCGATATTGCCCGGAATTTCACTGCTTTTCTGGGGCTGGTCGCTTTTTCGTCAGAAAAGCCTCAAGTCGGCGCTTCTGTTTTTTCTCTACATGCTCTTTATGGCCATCGATATCGCCGCCATGTTCGGCCTGACGTCGATGCCGTTCAGTGATTATCTGGCCGGAACCATCGGGCGGATGATGGCGGCCATGCTTTCCACGCTTATCGGGTTGACCGGCGCCTGGGTTCTGCTGATTGCTGTCGCTGCTATTACCAGTTTTTATATGGGCAGAGGCCTGACATCGCTTTTTTCTGAAAATGTCCGTTCAGCAAGAGAAAATTTTGGCAAACCGCTGGGGGCGTTGCGCAGGTGGACTGAGGAGAGACGTAAAAAAAAAACCGACAAAGTCCGCCTGAAAGAAGAGAAAAAAAAACTGAAGCGTGAACGGAATGCGGTTGCCGAAAAAGGCGAAGCTCCGCTGCTTGCCGATGCTGATCCCTTTGCCCAACCGGCTTCACAGGCGTACCGGGTGGACGAGGAGTTATTTTCAGTACCGGCAGCGCAAACGGGCTTGCCGGATTCGCCGCAGCCATATGCTCTGACGGGAGTTCAGGCAAGCCTTTCCGGTGAACCGGAAATGATCATCAGCGCCGGTGTCCATGAAAAAGAAGCCGATCTTGACGAGCGTCGTCTCAAAGTAAAGACCAAGGACCGGGAGCCTTACCGTTTTCCATCGATCGACCTGCTTGAAAAAGTTCCGGATGACGACAACCGCATCGACGAGCAGCATCTTACCGAAAGCAAGCGCAAGCTGCTCGAGAAACTCAACATCTACAAGATCGATGTGGTGAGGATTTCCACTACGGTCGGTCCCCGGGTGACGCTTTTTGAAATGGAGCTTGCTCCCGATGTCAAGGTCAGTCGGGTCAAATCCCTTGAAAACGACCTCGCCATGGCGCTTGCTGCGAGGGGTATCCGGATCATTGCCCCGATTCCCGGCAAGAACGCCGTCGGCGTTGAAATTCCCAATGGCAAGCCAAAAACCGTCTGGCTTCGTTCGGTTCTGCAGGTTGAAAAATTTAAAAACAGCACACTGAAACTGCCGATTGTGCTTGGCAAAACCATTGCCAATGAGGTATTCATTGCCGATCTGGCCGCGATGCCCCATTTGCTGATTGCCGGAGCTACAGGCGCCGGAAAGTCGGTCTGCATCAATGTCATTATTTCCAGTCTGCTCTACGCCTGCAGCCCCGACAAGGTCAAGTTCGTCATGATCGATCCGAAACGGGTTGAATTATTTCATTACCAGCAGTTGAAGAACCATTTCCTTGTGCGTTTTCCCGGTATTGACGAGCAGATCATTACCGATCCTCAGAAAGCGGTCTATGCCCTTAAATGTGTCGTCAAAGAGATGGAACTGCGTTACGAATGCCTTGAAAAGGCCGGTGTGCGCAATATCGGCGACTACAACCAGCGTCTGCCGGAGGAGGCCATTCCCTATCTTGTCGTGATTATCGACGAGCTGGCCGATCTCATGATCACGGCAGGCCGGGAAGTGGAAGAACCGATCATTCGGATTGCCCAGCTCGCCCGTGCGGTCGGGATCCACCTGATTGTCGCCACCCAGCGCCCTTCGGTTGATGTCATTACCGGTATCATCAAGGCAAACTTTCCCTCACGGATTGCATTCCAGGTGGCAAGCCGGGTCGATTCGCGCACCATTCTCGATGGCTCGGGAGCCGAACAGCTTCTTGGAAACGGCGATATGCTCTATCAGCCCTCCGATCAGCCGAAAACGATGCGAATTCAGGGGCCATATGTTTCTTCGGACGAGGTTGAAGCGATAACTACCTTTGTCGGTGCGCAGAATGCCCTCAAGAACATGTTTGTGCTTCCGGTTCCCGACCTGCAGAAAGGCAATGGCGCATCCATGAGCGGGATGCAGGATCGTGACGGGCGGGACAGCATGTTCGAGGATGCAGCCCGGCTTGTGGTGATGCATCAGCAGGCAAGCGTTTCCCTGCTGCAAAGGCGTCTGCGTCTCGGATTCAGCAGGGCGGCAAGAGTAATGGACCAGCTCGAGTATAGTGGAATTGTCAGTGAAGCTGACGGGAGCAAGGCGAGGGAGGTTCTTGTCAACAACGAGGACTCTCTGGAGCTGCTGCTGAGGAATCTGGATTAG
- a CDS encoding LemA family protein, producing MKPIALRLVAFFLFIGTLSGCGYNSIQQNDEAVNRAWGDLESQLQRRADLVPNLVATVKGAADFEKGTLTAVIEARAKATSVQLTPEMLSDPEAMNKFQSAQGQLSSSLSRLLVAVERYPDLKANQNFRDLQNQLEGTENRITVARQRYNAAVETFNFSIRQFPNSMTNSLVLKLKAKEYFKADAASRAVPEVKF from the coding sequence ATGAAACCTATTGCTTTACGATTGGTCGCTTTTTTCCTGTTTATCGGTACGCTTTCCGGGTGTGGTTATAACTCCATTCAGCAGAATGACGAGGCCGTAAACAGGGCATGGGGAGACCTCGAGTCGCAGCTTCAGCGAAGGGCCGATCTTGTGCCTAACCTGGTCGCCACCGTAAAAGGAGCAGCTGATTTTGAAAAAGGGACACTCACCGCAGTTATCGAAGCGCGGGCAAAAGCCACATCGGTGCAGCTTACGCCGGAGATGCTCAGCGATCCTGAAGCCATGAACAAATTCCAGAGCGCACAGGGCCAGCTTTCGTCAAGTCTGTCGCGGCTTCTGGTTGCAGTCGAGCGGTATCCCGATCTCAAGGCGAACCAGAATTTCAGAGATCTGCAGAATCAGCTTGAAGGAACCGAAAACCGTATTACGGTAGCCCGTCAGCGTTATAATGCTGCGGTCGAAACCTTTAATTTCTCGATCAGGCAGTTTCCCAACTCGATGACCAACAGTCTGGTACTCAAACTCAAGGCCAAGGAGTATTTCAAGGCCGATGCAGCGTCCAGGGCCGTTCCGGAGGTGAAGTTCTGA
- the uvrB gene encoding excinuclease ABC subunit UvrB: MYGITGNGYRLVSSYSPKGDQPKAIEQLVEGVQRGDRWQTLLGVTGSGKTFTISNLIAQVGKPVLVMSHNKTLAAQLYGELRQFFPDNAVEYFISYYDFYQPEAYLPALDKYIAKDLRINDEIERLRLKATSSLLSGRRDVIVVSSVSCIYGLGSPEEWKAQIIELRPGMEKDRDQFLQELVSLHYVRDDMKPGPGKFRVRGDIIDLVPAHEELAVRVEFFGPEIESLQTFDMQSGEVLGRDDYAFIYPARQFVAGEEQMRHAMLAIENELAGRLNELRGENRLIEARRLEERTRYDLEMMKELGYCSGIENYSRHLAGREPGDRPHCLLDYFPEDYLVVVDESHVTLPQIRGMYGGDRSRKTILVEHGFRLPSALDNRPLRFDEYVGLVPQVVCVSATPGDLELEYSGGVIVEQLVRPTGLLDPPVEVRPVKGQIDDLLGEIRKHTARGFKALIMTLTKRMSEDLDDYFRKTGIRSRYLHSEIKSLERMQILRELRTGEIDVLVGVNLLREGLDLPEVSLVAILDADKEGFLRNTRSLMQIAGRAARNSEGFVVLYADVLTRSIREVLDETSRRRKIQQAYNEEHGIVPQSIIKSVEQVLNTTGVADAEERYRRKRFGLEPKPERLLSTLIDTLTAEECYSMAESLRLEMQEAALKMEYEKAAYLRDEITKFEHRANEAGKGI; encoded by the coding sequence ATGTACGGTATAACAGGAAACGGTTATCGGCTTGTAAGCAGTTACAGCCCTAAAGGGGATCAGCCGAAAGCTATCGAGCAGCTTGTTGAGGGCGTTCAAAGGGGAGACCGCTGGCAGACGCTGTTGGGCGTTACGGGATCAGGAAAGACGTTCACGATATCGAACCTTATTGCGCAGGTCGGCAAGCCTGTACTGGTGATGAGCCATAACAAAACACTTGCGGCCCAGCTTTACGGAGAGCTCAGGCAATTTTTTCCTGATAATGCCGTTGAATATTTTATCAGTTATTACGATTTCTATCAGCCGGAAGCCTATCTGCCGGCTCTCGACAAATATATCGCCAAGGATCTGCGCATCAACGACGAAATCGAGAGGCTGCGGCTCAAGGCAACGAGTTCCCTGCTGAGCGGACGCCGTGATGTGATCGTTGTCAGTTCGGTAAGCTGCATCTATGGCCTTGGTTCCCCTGAAGAGTGGAAGGCCCAGATTATCGAGTTGCGTCCCGGAATGGAAAAAGATCGCGATCAGTTTCTTCAGGAACTCGTCTCCCTGCACTATGTGCGGGATGACATGAAGCCCGGTCCCGGCAAGTTCAGGGTTCGGGGCGATATTATCGATCTTGTTCCCGCCCACGAGGAGCTTGCCGTGCGTGTTGAGTTTTTCGGGCCGGAGATCGAGAGTCTCCAGACGTTTGATATGCAGAGTGGCGAGGTGCTCGGGAGGGATGACTATGCCTTCATTTATCCAGCCCGTCAGTTTGTAGCCGGAGAGGAACAGATGCGGCACGCCATGCTGGCCATAGAGAATGAACTGGCAGGACGGCTCAACGAGCTTCGCGGCGAAAACCGTCTTATTGAGGCCAGGAGGCTTGAAGAGCGTACCCGCTACGATCTTGAAATGATGAAAGAACTCGGTTACTGTTCGGGAATCGAGAACTACTCGCGTCATCTTGCCGGCAGAGAGCCCGGTGACCGGCCGCACTGTCTGCTTGACTATTTTCCGGAAGATTACCTTGTTGTCGTTGATGAATCGCATGTCACGCTGCCGCAGATCCGGGGCATGTACGGCGGCGATCGTTCCCGCAAGACCATACTGGTTGAACATGGCTTCCGCCTTCCTTCGGCGCTCGATAACCGTCCGTTGCGTTTCGATGAGTATGTCGGGCTCGTGCCGCAGGTTGTCTGTGTAAGCGCGACGCCCGGCGATCTTGAACTGGAGTATTCCGGCGGGGTGATCGTCGAACAGCTTGTTCGTCCGACCGGACTGCTCGATCCGCCGGTAGAGGTGCGTCCGGTAAAAGGCCAGATCGATGATCTGCTCGGTGAAATTCGCAAGCATACCGCCAGAGGATTCAAGGCGCTTATCATGACGCTGACCAAGCGGATGTCCGAAGATCTCGACGATTACTTTCGTAAAACCGGGATCCGTTCCCGTTACCTGCATTCAGAGATCAAAAGCCTTGAACGCATGCAGATTCTACGGGAGCTTCGTACCGGTGAAATTGATGTGCTGGTAGGCGTGAACCTGCTTCGCGAAGGGCTCGATCTGCCCGAAGTATCGCTTGTTGCGATTCTCGACGCCGACAAGGAGGGTTTTCTTCGCAATACCCGATCGCTCATGCAGATCGCCGGAAGAGCGGCACGCAACTCGGAAGGATTCGTGGTGCTCTATGCAGACGTCCTGACCCGTTCCATCCGTGAGGTTCTTGATGAAACCAGCCGACGCCGCAAGATTCAGCAGGCCTATAATGAGGAGCATGGCATTGTGCCGCAGTCCATCATAAAATCCGTGGAGCAGGTGCTCAATACCACCGGGGTTGCCGATGCGGAGGAGCGGTACCGCAGGAAACGGTTCGGACTCGAACCCAAGCCCGAGCGTCTGCTCAGTACCCTTATCGATACGTTGACCGCAGAAGAATGTTACTCCATGGCAGAAAGTCTCCGACTTGAAATGCAGGAGGCCGCCCTGAAAATGGAGTATGAAAAGGCAGCCTATCTGCGTGATGAGATCACGAAGTTCGAGCATCGGGCAAACGAGGCGGGGAAGGGGATATAG
- a CDS encoding RelA/SpoT family protein: MLAQIDKKHYEKLHEILRLCRSNLKHSDESLIQRAFFMCYRAHDGEKRASGEPYFYHPVEVATILLEELPLDDVSVAAALLHDVIEDSGYTYEDLVAELGVEVADIVEGLTKISGIMINREITQAEGFRKMLLSMVKDIRVILIKFCDRLHNMRTLESLPEHRRLKIALETRDIYAPLAHRFGLGKMKVEFENLALKYIDPEMYEFLQQKIKLSRAERINYLNKMISPIKDDLEKQGFRIEVEGRAKHLFSIYNKMRNKNKTFEDIHDLYGIRVIVDTERVAECFAVYGFITQKYPPIPQHFKDYISIPKHNGYQSLHSAIIGPKGYVVELQIRTTRMHEFAELGVAAHWRYKEKISKDDASIDSFLRWARELIKDADSAASFMEGFKLNLYHDEIYVFTPKGDMKTMPASATPIDFAYAIHSEIGNGCIGAKVNGKIVRLNAQLKSGDRVEIITSKNQKPKSDWLKFVVTHRARLKIRSAINEERRLQIEKGRSMWEKLLSGGKKLFSDNDIIRQAKKYGIRTPADFFSALASQQISGEEIFERVSNARKEPPEAGAKASSSEAKQVEDYLQQARQDQDAPVSKKDDVVIAGMTNIAYAYAKCCQPVPGDDVIGFVTAEGLVKIHRKNCLNVSNENLLKSERIVSVAWNRKVETDFLAGIKIVGEDRIGITNQITAVISKFDTNIRSISLHARDGMFVGTLMVYVRNIEKLGTLMEKLKKVQGIFTVERLIS; encoded by the coding sequence ATGCTGGCACAAATCGATAAAAAGCATTACGAAAAACTGCACGAAATTCTGCGTCTCTGCCGCAGCAATCTTAAACACAGCGATGAATCACTGATTCAGCGGGCGTTTTTTATGTGCTACAGGGCTCATGATGGCGAGAAGCGGGCTTCGGGGGAACCGTATTTCTATCATCCGGTTGAAGTTGCCACCATCCTGCTCGAAGAGCTGCCGCTCGATGACGTATCCGTTGCTGCGGCACTGCTGCACGATGTGATCGAAGACAGCGGATACACCTATGAAGATCTGGTAGCGGAACTCGGTGTCGAGGTCGCCGATATCGTAGAAGGGCTGACCAAGATATCCGGAATCATGATCAACCGGGAAATTACCCAGGCCGAAGGGTTCCGCAAGATGCTGCTCTCTATGGTCAAGGATATAAGGGTTATTCTCATCAAGTTCTGCGACCGGCTGCACAATATGAGAACGCTCGAATCTCTGCCGGAGCATCGCCGTCTGAAGATAGCCCTTGAAACGAGGGACATTTATGCACCTCTGGCTCATCGTTTCGGTCTCGGCAAGATGAAGGTCGAATTCGAGAACCTCGCCCTGAAATACATCGATCCCGAGATGTACGAATTTCTTCAGCAGAAGATAAAATTGAGCCGTGCGGAGCGCATCAATTATCTGAACAAGATGATTTCCCCTATCAAGGACGACCTTGAAAAACAGGGATTCCGTATAGAAGTCGAGGGACGGGCCAAGCACCTGTTCTCGATCTATAACAAGATGCGTAACAAGAACAAGACCTTCGAGGATATTCACGATCTCTATGGTATCCGTGTTATTGTCGATACCGAACGGGTTGCCGAGTGTTTTGCGGTTTACGGATTCATTACACAGAAATATCCGCCCATTCCCCAGCACTTCAAGGACTACATATCCATTCCCAAACACAACGGGTATCAGTCGCTCCATTCTGCCATCATAGGCCCCAAAGGGTATGTGGTCGAGCTGCAGATCAGAACGACGCGCATGCATGAGTTCGCCGAACTTGGCGTTGCCGCGCACTGGAGGTACAAGGAGAAAATATCGAAGGATGACGCTTCGATTGACTCGTTTCTGCGATGGGCCAGGGAACTGATCAAGGATGCCGATTCGGCGGCATCTTTCATGGAGGGGTTCAAGCTCAATCTCTATCACGACGAGATCTATGTTTTCACTCCGAAAGGGGATATGAAAACCATGCCGGCAAGCGCCACTCCAATCGACTTTGCCTATGCCATTCACTCTGAAATAGGCAATGGCTGTATCGGTGCGAAAGTCAACGGCAAGATCGTGCGTCTGAACGCGCAGCTCAAGTCCGGAGACCGGGTGGAAATTATCACGTCGAAAAACCAGAAGCCGAAATCCGACTGGCTCAAGTTTGTCGTCACCCATCGCGCTCGTCTCAAAATCCGCTCGGCCATCAATGAAGAGCGTCGCCTGCAGATAGAAAAAGGCCGCAGCATGTGGGAAAAACTGCTTTCCGGCGGGAAAAAGCTTTTTTCCGATAACGATATCATTCGTCAGGCCAAAAAATACGGCATCAGAACTCCTGCCGATTTTTTCAGCGCGCTGGCCAGTCAGCAGATCAGCGGCGAGGAGATTTTCGAGCGGGTCAGCAATGCCCGCAAGGAGCCCCCGGAAGCCGGGGCAAAAGCTTCCTCAAGCGAGGCAAAGCAGGTTGAGGATTATCTGCAGCAGGCCCGCCAGGATCAGGATGCCCCGGTATCGAAAAAGGATGATGTGGTTATCGCCGGCATGACCAATATCGCCTATGCATATGCGAAATGCTGTCAGCCGGTTCCCGGAGACGACGTTATCGGCTTCGTTACGGCCGAGGGTCTGGTCAAAATACATCGAAAAAACTGCCTGAACGTCAGTAATGAAAATCTGCTGAAAAGCGAAAGGATCGTTTCCGTTGCCTGGAACAGAAAGGTAGAAACCGATTTTCTTGCCGGCATAAAAATTGTGGGCGAGGACCGGATCGGCATCACGAACCAGATAACCGCCGTGATTTCGAAGTTCGATACCAACATCCGCAGTATCTCGCTTCATGCCAGAGACGGCATGTTTGTCGGTACGCTGATGGTCTATGTCCGCAACATCGAGAAGCTTGGAACGCTTATGGAGAAACTGAAAAAGGTTCAGGGCATTTTTACGGTAGAGCGTCTGATAAGTTGA
- a CDS encoding TPM domain-containing protein, translated as MKDPVNRFLTEKELRCIEERIREAEKTTSGEIVVKIVSSSDSYAAAGLLGSSIISLPGAILIMIALQSRDMWMFLGIFAALFMVLNELFTRVPTLKRPFVSASDRQREVEEGALGAFFRRGINDTIDHTGILLYISLFEHKVRVVADKGISEKVDQEVWQAIVDIIISGIHEKRQGTAVAAAVDRCGQILARHFPVKPGDRNELADTIIMGTAIR; from the coding sequence ATGAAAGATCCGGTAAACAGGTTCCTGACCGAGAAAGAGCTCCGATGTATCGAAGAGCGAATTCGTGAGGCAGAAAAAACAACATCCGGAGAGATCGTCGTAAAGATTGTCTCTTCAAGCGACAGTTATGCCGCGGCGGGGCTGCTCGGCAGTTCAATAATCTCGCTGCCTGGCGCCATCCTTATCATGATAGCTCTTCAAAGCCGGGATATGTGGATGTTTCTCGGGATTTTCGCTGCACTCTTTATGGTGCTCAACGAGCTTTTTACAAGAGTTCCCACGCTTAAGCGTCCGTTCGTATCGGCTTCCGACAGGCAGCGGGAAGTCGAAGAGGGGGCTCTCGGCGCCTTTTTTCGTCGCGGCATCAATGATACAATCGATCATACCGGTATTCTTCTCTACATCTCTCTTTTCGAGCACAAGGTTCGGGTTGTTGCCGACAAAGGCATCAGTGAAAAGGTCGATCAGGAGGTTTGGCAGGCAATTGTCGATATCATTATCTCCGGCATTCATGAAAAACGGCAGGGGACGGCTGTTGCTGCTGCAGTTGACCGGTGCGGTCAGATTCTTGCCCGGCATTTTCCTGTCAAACCCGGAGACCGCAACGAGCTTGCCGATACGATTATCATGGGAACGGCCATCCGATAA
- a CDS encoding TPM domain-containing protein has protein sequence MYNRLKGLFILGALLLHFLPLDTALALDVPPLRGRVNDNAAMISSQVEAGLDAKLAELEKTESTQIVILTVPSLEGDALEDFSMKVVEAWKIGQKGYDNGVLFLVSRDDRKIRIEVGYGLEGRLTDLVAGRIVDNEVVPAFKAGQIDAGFLRGVESIVLAVKGEYKAKPSDEKGGAPSFVLLLLILLFIYFFSQISRGNGGGGPLIFGGGPGGGFYGGGSFGGGSSGGGFSGGGGGFGGGGASGDW, from the coding sequence ATGTATAACCGGCTGAAAGGGCTTTTCATACTCGGTGCGTTACTGTTGCATTTCCTGCCCCTTGACACGGCATTGGCTCTCGATGTTCCGCCGCTCAGGGGCAGGGTAAACGACAACGCGGCCATGATCTCGTCGCAGGTGGAGGCCGGCCTGGATGCAAAGCTTGCCGAGCTCGAAAAGACCGAATCCACCCAGATCGTCATTCTTACGGTTCCCTCTCTGGAGGGAGATGCGCTCGAGGATTTTTCCATGAAGGTCGTCGAGGCCTGGAAGATCGGTCAGAAAGGGTATGACAACGGGGTGCTTTTTCTCGTTTCGAGAGATGACCGAAAGATTCGAATCGAGGTCGGCTACGGTCTTGAAGGCCGTTTAACCGATCTGGTTGCCGGCCGGATTGTCGATAACGAGGTTGTACCCGCCTTCAAGGCCGGTCAGATCGATGCAGGTTTTCTGCGCGGTGTCGAGTCCATCGTTCTCGCCGTCAAGGGGGAGTACAAGGCTAAACCGTCGGACGAGAAAGGCGGAGCACCATCGTTTGTCCTGCTGCTTCTCATTCTCCTGTTCATCTATTTTTTCAGTCAGATTTCGAGGGGTAACGGTGGCGGCGGTCCTCTGATTTTCGGCGGCGGACCCGGCGGCGGATTTTACGGTGGCGGATCGTTTGGCGGAGGAAGTTCCGGCGGTGGTTTCAGCGGCGGTGGCGGCGGTTTCGGCGGTGGCGGAGCATCAGGCGACTGGTAG
- a CDS encoding NifU family protein encodes MSTSKDYLPNSDALYDRVIAALETVRPYLQVDGGDCQLVGITKDMVVDVKLLGACGSCPMSTITLRAGVEQAIKKAIPEIARVESV; translated from the coding sequence ATGAGCACCAGCAAAGATTATCTGCCGAACAGCGACGCACTATACGACAGGGTTATCGCCGCGCTTGAAACCGTCCGCCCTTATCTGCAGGTTGACGGCGGCGACTGTCAGCTTGTCGGCATCACCAAAGATATGGTTGTGGACGTGAAACTTCTCGGCGCCTGCGGTTCATGCCCGATGAGCACGATTACGCTCCGTGCCGGTGTCGAACAGGCCATCAAGAAAGCAATTCCTGAAATCGCCCGCGTCGAATCGGTGTAA